The sequence below is a genomic window from Wyeomyia smithii strain HCP4-BCI-WySm-NY-G18 chromosome 1, ASM2978416v1, whole genome shotgun sequence.
TGCAGAAAACGAAAAACTGACATATTCCATCCAGGACATGATCGACATTGATGATGAATCGGACACTGATGAAACACTTAGCAGTCAGTCCATTCGACAGTAACAACTCTTCTATACGTTTGGTAACTTCGAACACAGACCTGGCCAACGAAACGGATAACGATAATCATCGATTTGGGAGTAAGGAAAGTGTAGTACCGCTTCCACTCTCACAAATGAGAGCGCAACAGGCAGGAGAATCCATCCGGGACGCCATACCCCAACCCGTTGATGGTGAACCCTCCTTTGCGGTCGATTATACATACCCCATTACCACCCATCCACCTACTACATCATTATCTCGCATTACACCACCCAAAATGTCACTCTCTCCAATACCACTATCCAAAATAACAGCCAACAACAAATACAATTTTCGTCATCGCCACCCATCGTCTTGTACGATGGCCACGTGCAAACCGAACAACACCATTCGAAACATTCATCACCATCGCCCCAATCATCATCGACTTCCCTAGCACCGCCGACTAATAGTCAACCCTCAAAATGCTTTGCGTTGCAATGGAACATTCGTGGACTGCGAACAAATATCAGCGAGCTCAAGCAACTCACTTCCGACCATGAACCAAGTGTGATAGCTTTACAGGAAACGAAGGCAGACAACCGAGTGATTCCGGCAGATCTTATTGGAAGAGACTACACTCTTTACCTCGAAAATGGCACTCGTCGATATTGGCAGCAGGGAGTGGGCTTAGCAATTCGTAATGGAATACCATTCGAACCCATCGAAATTGAAGGAACACTGCAAGCTATCGTTGTTCGAATAAAATTTCCCACGTTAATGACGGTGGTGTCTGTTTATTTTCCTCCCAATACCCATAATTGTCAAGTTGAACTAGACAACTTACTCGAACAACTGCCAAGTCCAATGTTGATCCTTGGTGACTTTAATGCCCACCATCTGGCCTGGGGCTCTAGTAAGGCAAatacattcggccatttcatgGCTGAAAAAACTCTAGAAAAACACATGATAATACTAAATGAAGGATCTCCAACACGAATGGACCCAGCGTCAGGTTCTACCTCAGCTATCGACCTTTCGATTTGTTCCGAAGTACTAGCGGGTAAATTCTTCTGGCGCGTACTTCCAGATACCTGTAATAGCGATCACTTCCCCATCATTTTATCCCTCCCAGGTTGGACCAAAACATCGTCAAAGCAAAaaaggtggctgtatgaccaaGCAGATTGGGAAGCATATGAACAAATGACTGCGAATAACGTTAGGCCTGATACTGACATAGAACTGAACGAATTCGTTGATCACCTGATTACAGCAGCAACAGCTTGTATACCTCGCACTTCTAATAAAATTGGACCAAAAGCAGTACCATGGTGGAATCCAGAAGTGAAATTAGCGATTAAAAGACGACGCAAAATGTTGAGATTACTAAAACGTACAAAGATAACACACTCGAACATTCCAGAAatcatgaaaatttttcaggaAGCACGAGCTGCAGCCAGACATGCCATACAAAACGCAAAAAAACGTTCTTGGGAAGAGTTTGTGGCCAACATATCGCCAAAACATCAGCAGCGGAAATGTGGAGAACAGTAAACATTCTAAGAGATAAACGGCAACACAAACCAGCTATTATTAAACGACGCGATGAATATACGGACAAGGTAGAAGAAATAGCGGAGGAGTTAGCAAAACATTATTACGAACAATCGGCGACCACCAGCTATCCTCCAGCCTTCCAGGCAGTGAAGAATCAGACCGAGAGAAATCAGTTTAAAATCTCACCAGACAGTGACGATACTCACAACGTTGACTTCAGTATGAACGAGTTATTGTGGGCACTTGACAATGGTCGAAGCTCCTCCACAGGTCCGGACTCCATAGGCTATCCAATGATCCAGCACCTTCCACTATCCGTCAAAACAGTCCTATTAATGTTGCTGAACAAAATATGGCGCAGTGGTGAGTTTCCCATTTGTTGGCGAACAGGTATAATAGTCccgattccaaaaataaattcgaaaGAAGCTGGTCCCGCTGCTTTTCGTCCAATAACATTGACCAGTTGCATTGCGAAGGTTTTTGAACATATGGTGAACCGAAGACTGACGACTGAACTAGAATGCAACGGCCGACTAGATAAACGACAGCATGCCTTTCGACCCGGACGAGGCACTGACACCTACTTTGGGGAGCTCGATCGATCGTTAGCCGGAGAGGATGAACACTGTCTCATTGCTTCGCTCGACCTATCAAAGGCATACGACACCACGTGGAAATATGATATTCTACGTACTTTACGGAAGGGGCAAATCCGGGGGCGGATGATTAATATTCTAAGCACCATTCTCGCCGAAAGGTCGTTTCGAGTAAACATAAATGGTCACTTATCACGTGAGCTGCCACTGGAAAATGGTGTTCCACAGGGCTCTGTACTCTCGGTGACTCTGTTTGTTGTAGCGATGCAGCCGATTTTTCGAATTGTCCCACATTATGTAAATGTCCTTCTCTACGCGGATGATATACTACTAATCGCACGTGAACACAAAAATCAACCACTCTATCGAAAACTCCAATCGGCAGTAAACGCTGTGGATAAATGGGCAAAAAGCGTAGGATACAAAATTTCCGTAGTTAAATCCAATATTTTCTATGGTAGCCCCAATGCCCGACGTGAACCTAGTGGCGACATATGCATCGACAACACTCccgtgccaaaaacaaaacgcTTGAGAATCATTGGGATTACCCTTGATCGGACTCTCAATTTCAAACCTCACTGTCAACTTACGAAAATAGCGTGTGAATCCAGATTACGTATCCTAAAAATGATTGGCACTAAGCTCCCCAGGGGACTACGTACATCATTAATACATGTTGGATCAGCAATCGTTACTTCGCGTCTACTTTACGGTATCGGCTTAATTAGCAGAGGAGGCCAAACGACATTCCAAATTCTTGCGCCTGTATACAACAAAACTATACGGTTTGCCTCAGGAGCATACGTAACGAGTCCAATTCTAGCGGTAATGGCAGAAGCAGGAGCACTTCCGTTTGATTTACTAGCGATTCAAAGTATGGCCCGAGTAGCCATCCGTATGTTAGCGAAAAACCACGGTAATACAGATCTCCCAATCGTCCATAGAACATCTGAAATGCTAGTCGAGCCTACTGGGTTGCCACTACCAGCTATCAGTCTACGAACACGCCTCACAGACCGGTCGTGGTATAATCACAAACCTGACGTACGATGGGAAATCAAGAGCATTGTAAAAGCTGGTGACCCACCGGAAATAGTATGCCCGATCGTCCAAGAGTTTTTGCATAATTATGGTAATCACCATAGAATTGTATATACCGACGGATCAAAAAGTAACGAAGGAGTAGGAACAGGAATATACAACGAAAATCAAATGTTGTCGATCGGACTACCGCAGCAATGCAGTTTGTTTTCAGCGGAGGCGTTTGCCATCAAGTCTGCAATCACCTCCAATGCCAACTGTAACCAACTTCTTATACTGTTAGATTCCGCCAGCTATTTACTGGCCATTGAAACTGGAAAATCCCAGCATCCGTGGATACAAGATATCGAAAATCTAATGCGAAATCGTAGAatacaattatgttggattCTTGGCCACGCCGGTATTCATGGCAATGAAGAAGCAGACCGTCTTGCTGGCGAAGCAGGTAGGAGTAACGCACGCCTAAACATCGCAATTCCAGGGAAAGATGCTGTTAAAAGTATAAAAGCAGAAAATCGTCATCAGTGGGAAATTCGATGGGCTCAATCAACGGAAGTGAAACTACGCGAAATCAAATCAGACACAACAAAATGGCCTGACTGTGAAAACACCCTCGACCAACGAGTACTTACTAGGCTACGTATCGGCCATACAAGGCTAACTCACGAATTGCTTCTGAAAAAATCATCTCCACCAATGTGTGAATGCTGCGGAACGGTCATAGACGTACGGCACATTATCCTGCATTGCAGGAAATTCGACGACGCacgaaagaaatacaaaatcGAATCGAACAGTTTACGGACTGCTTTATGCAacgaaagtgaaagtgaaaaacaatTAATCAACTACCTCAAAGAAACAAATgtatacaaaaaactgtaaaatGAAGTCGAAAATCTATATATAGAGCGGTCTAAACAAACTTGTGGGGAGTGGGCTTAGCAAATCGTAATGGAATACCATTCGAACCTATCGAAAATGAAGGAACACTGCAAGCTATCGTTGTTCGAATAAAATTTCCCACGTTAATGACGGTGGTGTCTGTTTATTTTCCTCCCAATACCCATAATTGTCAAGTTGAACTAGACAACTTACTCGAACAACTGCCAAGTCCAATGTTGATCCTTGGTGACTTTAATGCCCACCATCTGGCCTGGGGCTCTAGTAAGGCAAatacattcggccatttcataGCTGAAAAAACTCTAGAAAAACACATGATAATACTAAATGAAGGATCTCCAACACGAATGGACCCAGCGTCAGGTTCTACCTCAGCTATCGACCTTTCGATTTGTTCCGAAGTACTAGCGGGTAAATTCTTCTGGCGCGTACTTCCAGATACCTGTAATAGCGATCACTTCCCCATCATTTTATCCCTCCCAGGTTGGACCAAAACATCGTCAAAGCAAAaaaggtggctgtatgaccaaGCAGATTGGGAAGCATATGAACAAATGACTGCGAATAACGTTAGGCCTGATACTGACATAGAACTGAACGAATTCGTTGATCACCTGATTACAGCAGCAACAGCTTGTATACCTCGCACTTCTAATAAAATTGGACCAAAAGCAGTACCATGGTGGAATCCAGAAGTGAAATTAGCGATTAAAAGACGACGCAAAATGTTGAGATTACTAAAACGTACAAAGATAACACACTCGAACATTCCAGAAatcatgaaaatttttcaggaAGCACGAGCTGCAGCCAGACATGCCATACAAAACGCAAAAAAACGTTCTTGGGAAGAGTTTGTGGCCAACATATCGCCAAAACATCAGCAGCGGAAATGTGGAGAACAGTAAACATTCTAAGAGATAAACCGCAACACAAACCAGCTATTATTAAACGACGCGATGAATATACGGACAAGGTAGAAGAAATAGCGGAGGAGTTAGCAAAACATTATTACGAACAATCGGCGACCACCAGCTATCCTCCAGCCTTCCAGGCAGTGAAGAATCAGACCGAGAGAAATCAGTTTAAAATCTCACCAGACAGTGACGATACTCACAACGTTGACTTTAGTATGAACGAGTTATTGTGGGCACTTGACAAAGGTCGAAGCTCCTCCACAGGTCCGGACTCCATAGGCTATCCAATGATCCAGCACCTTCCACTATCCGTCAAAACAGTCCTATTAATGTTGCTGAACAAAATATGGCGCAGTGGTGAGTTTCCCACTTGTTGGCGAACAGGTATAATAGTCccgattccaaaaataaattcgaaaGAAGCTGGTCCCGCTGCTTTTCGTCCAATAACATTGACCAGTTGCATTGCGAAGGTTTTTGAACGTATGGTGAACCGAAGACTGACGACTGAACTAGAATGCAACGGCCGACTCGATAAACGACAGCATGCCTTTCGACCCGGACGAGGCACTGACACCTACTTTGGGGAGCTCGATCGATCGTTAGCCGGAGAGGATGAACACTGTCTCATTGCTTCGCTCGACCTATCAAAGGCATACGACACCACGTGGAAATATGATATTCTACGTACTTTACGGAAGGGGCAAATCCGGGGGCGGATGATTAATATTCTAAGCACCATTCTCGCCGAAAGGTCGTTTCGAGTAAACATAAATGGTCACTTATCACGTGAGCTGCCACTGGAAAATGGTGTTCCACAGGGCTCTGTACTCTCGGTGACTCTGTTTGTTGTAGCGATGCAGCCGATTTTTCGAATTGTCCCACATTATGTAAATGTCCTTCTCTACGCGGATGATATACTACTAATCGCACGTGGACACAAAAATCAACCACTCTATCGAAAACTCCAATCGGCAGTAAACGCTGTGGATTAATGGGCAAAAAGCGTAGGATACAAAATTTCCGTAGTTAAATCCAATATTTTCTATGGTAGCCCCAATGCCCGACGTGAACCTAGTGGCGACATATGCATCGACAACACTCccgtgccaaaaacaaaacgcTTGAGAATCATTGGGATTACCCTTGATCGGACTCTCAATTTCAAACCTCACTGTCAACTTACGAAAATAGCGTGTGAATCCAGATTACGTATCCTAAAAATGATTGGCACTAAGCTCCCCAGGGGACTACGTACATCATTAATACATGTTGGATCAGCAATCGTTACTTCGCGTCTACTTTACGGTATCGGCTTAATTAGCAGAGGAGGCCAAACGACATTCCAAATTCTTGCGCCTGTATACAACAAAACTATACGGTTTGCCTCAGGAGCATACGTAACGAGTCCAATTCTAGCGGTAATGGCAGAAGCAGGAGCACTTCCGTTTGATTTACTAGCGATTCAAAGTATGGCCCGAGTAGCCATCCGTATGTTAGTGAAAAACCACGGTAATACAGATCTCCCAATCGTCCATAGAACATCTGAAATGCTAGTCGAGCCTACTGGGTTGCCACTACCAGCTATCAGTCTACGAACACGCCTCACAGACCGGTCGTGGTATAATCACAAACCTGACGTACGATGGGAAATCAAGAGCATTGTAAAAGCTGGTGACCCACCGGAAATAGTATGCCCGATCGTCCAAGAGTTTTTGCATAATTATGGTAATCACCATAGAATTGTATATACCGACGGATCAAAAAGTAACGAAGGAGTAGGAGCAGGAATATACAACGAAAATCAAATGTTGTCGATCGGACTACCGCAGCAATGCAGTGTGTTTTCAGCGGAGGCGTTTGCCATCAAGTCTGCAATCACCTCCAATGCCAACTGTAACCAACTTCTTATACTGTTAGATTCCGCCAGCTATTTACTGGCCATTGAAACTGGAAAATCCCAGCATCCGTGGATACAAGATATCGAAAATCTAATGCGAAATCGTAGAatacaattatgttggattCCTGGCCACGCCGGTATTCATGGCAATGAAGAAGCAGACCGTCTTGCTGGCGAAGCAGGTAGGAGTAACGCACGCCTAAACATCGCAATTCCAGGGGAAGATGCTGTTAAAAGTATAAAAGCAGAAAATCGTCATCAGTGGGAAATTCGATGGGCTCAATCAACGGAAGTTAAACTACGCGAAATCAAATCAGACACAACAAAATGGCCTGACTGTGAAAACACCCTCGACCAACGAGTACTTACTAGGCTACGTATCGGCCATACAAGGCTAACTCACGAATTCCTTCTGAAAAAATCATCTCCACCAATGTGTGAATGCTGCGGAACGGTCATAGACGTACGGCACATTATCCTGCATTGCAGGAAATTCGACGACGCacgaaagaaatacaaaatcGAATCGAACAGTTTACGGACTGCTTTGTGCAAcgatagtgaaagtgaaaaacaatTAATGAACTACCTCAAAGAAACAAATgtatacaaaaaactgtaaaatGAAGTCGAAAATCTATAAATAGAGCGGTCTAAACAAACTTCGTGCATACTCTGATACTAGGTAGGAGAGAAGAAAATAACAAGTCAAACggaaaatatgaataaataaataaataaagtagtggaaatgatataaaaaaaaatttctatataaaattaaaaataaacccaTGTGTGACGAGTTAATAAACTAAAAAGCAAAGATGAGAAACCAAAAACGATTCATAACAGAGACAAGGGCAAGAATTAAGTGGAACGAAACATAAAAATAGAGAGAAAAATTGACAGGCATGAGTTAATATCAAACACAAGCAGACCAACCAACGgctgcatattttttttaaattgccaaAGTATTTATAGCAAATTTGACCGACACGAATGCACTATTCCGTGTAAAGTGTCGTtaataaaaataacaacaacaacaacaattattactattattattattattattattattattattattattattattattattattattattaatattattattattattattattattattattattattattattattattattattatcattatttttattattattattattatttttattattattattattattattattattattattattattattattattattctttttcttcttcttctttttcttcttcttattgttattattattattattattattattattattattattattattattattattattattattattattattattattattattattattattattattattcttattattattattatttttattattattattattattattattattattattattactattattattgttattattattattattattattattatcattattattattattattattattattattattattattattattattattattattattactattattattattattattattattattattattattattattattattattattattattattattattaatattattattattattattattattattataattattattattattattattataattattattattattataattattattattattatcattattattattattattattattatcattattattattattattattattattattattattattattatttttattattattactaatattattattatttttattattattattactataattattattattattattattattattattattattattattattattattattattattattattattattattattattattattattattattattattattattattattattattattattattattattattattattattattattattattattattattattattattattattattattattattattattattattattataattattattattattattgttattattattattattattattattattattattattattattattattattattattattattattattattattattattattactattattgttattattattattaatattattattattattattattattattattattattattattattattattattattattattattattattattattattattattattattattattattattattattattattattattactattattataagtattagtattactgacttttttttttcttttgatccattgtagtttgaaaaattgtttttaaaatttaatatcaactacttgttcccccccccccccccacatttgaatatttatcgttagtgtgcggtagagcgtaacgctcccgcaaaatggacgacatgcaggtgcaactattcctggatgtggaaacaaatggggaagagattgagatctcccccatcaattcccctctaccttccccgctacctagccccgtaccaagggtaccggcaacacgggtgaaagcttacccagatgcttcgaaaggtccgttcgtagttttctttaggcccataaagaagcctcttaacattatacaaataggcaaggacctggcaaaacagttttcggacgtaaccgaaattacaatggttagaccgaacaaactgcgagttgtcgtgattAGCTTGAAGCAAggaaacgcaattgctagctacgagctcttaacgagagagtaccgcgtgtacatccctgccaaggacgtggagatcgacggtgtggttaccgaaggaagcctcacggtcgatgacattttgcgtcacggggttggctgcttaaagaaccccctgattcaagatgtaaagttactggatgtcaagcaattgcattcagtatccattgaagaagggaagaagaaattcttcccttcggattccttccgcgtaacattcgccggatatgcactgccgaactacatctccttggacagggttcgtctgcctgtacgcctgttcgtaccgcgggtcatgcattgccaaaactgcaagcagttaggtcatacagccacctactgctgcaacaaggcagcaagtgcggaggcaatcatgctgagaccgcttgcagtgaggatactgaaaagtgtctttactgcgagggaactcggcatgacctttcggcgtgtcccgcgtacaaacagcgcgagggaaaaattaagcgttccctcagaaatgcttaagagggctgagccaccctcgacaggaaacatcttttcctttttgccaaccgatgagggtacatctgacgatcccgtcgaaaagtgttcttatgccatgccagaaggatctaggaagagaagaatgatcaactctcctaatctttctcgcaaaggtcgcaagataacccctagcggaatgaccaataagccaacacaaaaaggaagcagtgaagaaaaaccgaagcaagtacctcccggttttagttttaaatcaaaccaggagtacccaccgcttcctggggcaccaaaaacccctcgtgcacccatttctcgatcagaagataaaaaagaaatacggttcgtaaaattttctgatattgtggactggatatttaaaatattcaacataccagatcccctacaatatattcttcttgcccttcttcctacagtgaaaacctttttgaagcaactagcagcaacttggcccctcatttcagctatcatatctttcgatgactaatacggcgaaagaggttaggaattttatcactgtattacagtggaattgcagaagtatcatcccaaaattcgatctattttctcatttgataaatacatacaattgttacgcatttgcgctctgtcaaacctttctcaattcaaacgatcaactcaatttccacgattttaacattattcgtcgagatcgagactcacacggtggaggggtactttaagggattaaaaagtgctattccttcttcagaatcgacctcccctcgatctcgaatattgaagtcgtttccattcaaacgaatatggatggaaaagacctatgccttgtttcattatatatccctccatccgcgcggaggcatctcactgatatagcctagttgcttcccgcgccttttttgatattgggagattttaattctcactgttcgctatagGGGTCgttgtacgacgacaaccgatcttctttaatctgtaacttaatcgacgacttcaatatgacacttttgaatactggggaagcgacacgtgtacctaatcctccagcacgtgaaagcgtgcttgacctatccctttgctcgacatcactagcgttagattgccggtggaaagtaatcaacgatcctcacggtagtgatcacctaccaatcgttatctcaattgctaatgggtcaactccatcggatccaatcaatattgcgtatgaactcacacgtaacattgattggaagtcttatgagaccataatatcgcaaagaatcgagtcccacgtggaacttcctccggaagaagaatacgcgttcctttctggcttgatcatcgacgccgcgactcaagctcagacgaaaccaatacccggggtaacgattagacggcgccctccccccaagtggtgggacaaagagtgttcagacctgtacgcgcgaaggtt
It includes:
- the LOC129717049 gene encoding uncharacterized protein LOC129717049 codes for the protein MAEAGALPFDLLAIQSMARVAIRMLVKNHGNTDLPIVHRTSEMLVEPTGLPLPAISLRTRLTDRSWYNHKPDVRWEIKSIVKAGDPPEIVCPIVQEFLHNYGNHHRIVYTDGSKSNEGVGAGIYNENQMLSIGLPQQCSVFSAEAFAIKSAITSNANCNQLLILLDSASYLLAIETGKSQHPWIQDIENLMRNRRIQLCWIPGHAGIHGNEEADRLAGEAGRSNARLNIAIPGEDAVKSIKAENRHQWEIRWAQSTEVKLREIKSDTTKWPDCENTLDQRVLTRLRIGHTRLTHEFLLKKSSPPMCECCGTVIDVRHIILHCRKFDDARKKYKIESNSLRTALCNDSESEKQLMNYLKETNVYKKL